In one window of Microbacterium dextranolyticum DNA:
- a CDS encoding ABC transporter substrate-binding protein: MTHRSSRVRRALTAVAALTGAALALSACAGGSASSSDAHNLTIGVVAEPEKSPDPIVDGSLAGYNIYYTLFDQLTVLDADGTIQPSLATSWTPNADFTQWTFTLRDGVTFQDGEPLKASDVAFTYETVLHTPDSDNLGYMGMLSSVTAPDDHTVVFQLNSPFSPWPSITTAQSIVPEKVYTALGSEGFAAAPVGSGPFSFVSWKRGVDYVLKRNDSYWGGAPKIDTLTFQTVSDEEARLNGVISGSLDLALISPNQVTSAEGSGVDVRSRPANGTTFLGINSTSGPLADQRIRQAIWHAIDRDALVKTVLSGRAVANDQIVAANVAGYASDATGPAYDPAAAKALLADAGYTGEAIPLEYATSGRIPMSAEIAQAIAGYLDAVGITVTLSGMDQATLSNHIYSTVDMKGLYLNTWAPSTMDGDMPATNLFAGGQNDYAKSPATAALVAKQRTVAGDERLATFRSLAEANFDNAFIVPLFTPQADYAVSPKVTWTPRVDGEYKLAGVTFAG, encoded by the coding sequence CCCTGTCGGCGTGCGCCGGGGGCTCGGCCTCCAGCTCCGACGCGCACAACCTGACGATCGGCGTCGTCGCCGAGCCCGAGAAGTCGCCCGATCCCATCGTGGACGGCTCGCTGGCCGGCTACAACATCTACTACACCCTCTTCGATCAGCTCACCGTGCTCGACGCCGACGGAACCATCCAGCCGTCGCTGGCGACATCATGGACGCCGAACGCGGACTTCACGCAGTGGACCTTCACACTCCGGGACGGCGTGACGTTCCAGGACGGCGAGCCCCTGAAGGCCTCCGACGTCGCCTTCACCTACGAGACGGTCCTGCACACGCCCGACTCCGACAACCTCGGGTACATGGGCATGCTGTCCTCGGTCACGGCGCCCGACGACCACACCGTCGTCTTCCAGCTGAACTCGCCCTTCTCGCCGTGGCCGTCGATCACGACGGCGCAGTCGATCGTGCCCGAGAAGGTGTACACGGCGCTCGGCTCAGAGGGCTTCGCCGCGGCGCCGGTGGGCAGCGGCCCCTTCTCGTTCGTGAGCTGGAAGCGCGGCGTCGACTACGTCCTGAAGCGCAACGACAGCTACTGGGGCGGCGCGCCGAAGATCGACACCCTCACCTTCCAGACCGTCTCCGATGAAGAGGCCCGTCTGAACGGCGTCATCTCCGGAAGCCTCGACCTCGCACTCATCTCGCCCAACCAGGTCACCTCCGCCGAGGGCAGCGGTGTCGACGTGCGGTCGCGTCCGGCCAACGGCACCACCTTCCTCGGCATCAACTCCACGTCCGGCCCGCTCGCCGATCAGCGCATCCGTCAGGCGATCTGGCACGCCATCGATCGGGATGCCCTGGTGAAGACCGTGCTCAGCGGGCGCGCCGTCGCCAACGACCAGATCGTGGCGGCGAACGTGGCCGGTTACGCCTCCGACGCCACGGGGCCGGCATACGACCCGGCCGCGGCCAAGGCCCTGCTGGCGGACGCGGGGTACACGGGAGAGGCGATCCCGCTCGAGTACGCGACCAGCGGCCGCATCCCGATGAGCGCCGAGATCGCGCAGGCGATCGCCGGGTACCTCGACGCTGTGGGCATCACAGTCACCCTGTCGGGGATGGACCAGGCGACGCTGTCGAACCACATCTACAGCACCGTGGACATGAAGGGCCTGTACCTCAACACCTGGGCACCCTCGACGATGGATGGCGACATGCCGGCGACCAACCTGTTCGCCGGGGGCCAGAACGACTACGCCAAGAGCCCGGCGACCGCGGCGCTCGTGGCGAAGCAGCGCACCGTCGCGGGTGACGAACGGCTCGCGACGTTCCGCAGCCTCGCCGAGGCGAACTTCGACAACGCCTTCATCGTGCCGCTGTTCACACCCCAGGCCGACTACGCGGTGTCACCCAAGGTCACCTGGACTCCCCGCGTCGACGGCGAGTACAAGCTCGCCGGCGTCACCTTCGCGGGCTGA
- a CDS encoding amidohydrolase family protein: MSPTLLRNVRPWGGDARDVLIDADAIREIGAPGTISAEGAVAVDGDGGILLPSFSDVHVHLDSTRMGLPFRPNTAGDTRWSHIMNDRENWRSAERSVADRATYTLGRMIAQGATRVRSHAQVDADSGLEKFEGVLAARDAHRDRASVEIVAFPQVGIHLEDGVPDLLDLALRSGADLIGGIDPCEIDRDPIRHLDTVFDLADRHGVGVDIHLHEGGSLGLFSLDLILERTRALGMAGRVSVSHAFSLADRSPGVDRALEQVAELDVALTTIAPKGSLTVPLDLPIERLLETGVRVGLGMDGQRDYWSPWGDGDMLERTWMLAFTQGFSRDDLIEDCLAVATWGGASVIDATLPRLAPGVRPGVAVGDPAELVVVRGDTPTAAVMDRSSERLVLHRGRIVAENDDLR; this comes from the coding sequence GTGTCCCCCACGCTCCTGCGCAACGTCCGCCCCTGGGGCGGCGACGCCCGCGACGTCCTCATCGATGCCGACGCGATCCGCGAGATCGGAGCCCCGGGCACGATCTCCGCGGAGGGCGCCGTCGCCGTCGACGGTGACGGCGGCATCCTGCTGCCCTCGTTCAGCGACGTGCACGTGCACCTCGATTCGACCCGCATGGGGCTGCCCTTCCGCCCGAACACCGCGGGCGACACCCGCTGGTCGCATATCATGAACGACCGCGAGAACTGGCGCTCGGCGGAGCGGTCCGTCGCCGACCGGGCGACCTACACGCTGGGCAGGATGATCGCGCAGGGCGCGACCCGCGTGCGCAGCCATGCGCAGGTCGACGCCGATTCGGGTCTGGAGAAGTTCGAGGGCGTCCTCGCGGCACGCGACGCCCACCGTGACCGCGCGAGCGTCGAGATCGTCGCCTTCCCGCAGGTGGGCATCCATCTCGAGGACGGCGTGCCCGACCTGTTGGATCTCGCGCTGCGCTCGGGTGCCGACCTCATCGGCGGCATCGACCCGTGCGAGATCGACCGCGACCCCATCCGTCACCTCGACACCGTCTTCGATCTCGCCGACCGCCACGGCGTCGGCGTCGACATCCACCTGCACGAAGGCGGTTCGCTGGGCCTGTTCTCTCTCGACCTCATCCTCGAACGCACGCGTGCGCTCGGCATGGCGGGGCGGGTGAGTGTCTCGCACGCGTTCTCGTTGGCCGACCGCTCCCCCGGCGTCGACCGCGCTCTCGAGCAGGTCGCCGAACTCGATGTGGCCCTCACGACGATCGCCCCGAAGGGCTCGCTGACGGTTCCGCTCGACCTTCCGATCGAGCGGCTGCTCGAGACGGGTGTCCGCGTGGGCCTCGGGATGGACGGCCAGCGCGACTACTGGTCACCGTGGGGCGACGGCGACATGCTGGAGCGCACCTGGATGCTGGCCTTCACGCAGGGCTTCTCGCGCGACGACCTGATCGAGGACTGCCTGGCCGTCGCGACCTGGGGCGGCGCGTCGGTGATCGATGCGACCCTCCCGCGCCTCGCGCCCGGGGTGCGGCCCGGGGTTGCGGTCGGAGACCCCGCCGAGCTCGTCGTCGTGCGCGGCGACACCCCTACGGCCGCTGTGATGGACCGGAGCTCCGAACGCCTCGTGCTGCATCGCGGCCGGATCGTCGCCGAGAACGACGATCTGCGATGA
- a CDS encoding aspartate/glutamate racemase family protein yields MTTTILAANCNTDPAMTAAIAGVGQSAASAGTTVVGVTPAWGPSSAEGYVESLVTAAAVMDAVAGHGDPFDAVVMAGFGEHGREGMRQLIAQPVVDITEAAVFAACLLGHRFGIVTTMGSAIPGIHDSLATMGTAGRCRSVRAADVHVSAIGDDIARTADALEGTGRAVLADGADVLVLGCAGFAGLDVELERRLGVPVVDGVAVAVRFAESLVALGKRTGKTGAYAPRSADKEWAGPTLGSLRAFV; encoded by the coding sequence ATGACGACGACGATTCTCGCGGCCAACTGCAACACCGACCCGGCCATGACAGCCGCGATCGCCGGTGTCGGCCAGTCCGCGGCGTCTGCGGGCACGACCGTCGTCGGCGTCACCCCCGCCTGGGGCCCGTCGTCGGCCGAGGGATACGTCGAGAGCCTCGTCACGGCGGCGGCGGTGATGGATGCCGTCGCTGGCCACGGCGACCCGTTCGATGCCGTCGTGATGGCGGGATTCGGCGAGCACGGGCGCGAGGGGATGCGTCAGCTGATCGCGCAGCCCGTCGTCGACATCACCGAGGCGGCGGTCTTCGCCGCCTGCCTTCTGGGCCATCGGTTCGGCATCGTCACGACCATGGGGTCGGCGATCCCCGGCATCCACGACTCGCTGGCGACGATGGGCACGGCAGGACGGTGCCGTTCGGTGCGCGCGGCCGATGTCCACGTGTCGGCGATCGGCGACGACATCGCCCGCACCGCGGACGCCCTGGAAGGCACCGGCCGCGCCGTGCTCGCCGACGGAGCCGACGTGCTCGTGCTCGGCTGCGCGGGCTTCGCGGGACTCGACGTCGAGCTGGAGCGCCGGCTCGGCGTGCCCGTGGTGGACGGCGTCGCGGTGGCGGTGCGCTTCGCGGAGAGCCTCGTCGCGCTCGGCAAACGCACCGGTAAGACCGGGGCGTACGCGCCGCGTTCGGCGGACAAGGAGTGGGCAGGCCCCACCCTCGGCTCGCTCCGCGCGTTCGTCTGA
- a CDS encoding alpha/beta hydrolase: MTLLDGITSRIIDTDRLSVAILERVGDDASASAEKTIVLVHGNVSSSLFWQELMQDLPSDLRVVAVDLRGFGGTESLPVDATRGVRDFSDDLFATVRAMGLDSAHLVGWSMGGGVVLQYALDHPALSLTLEAPVSPYGFGGTRRDGSRLTDDDAGCGAGGANPDVVQRLTDRDTSDEAPTSPRNVFRSGYVSPDYTSENEDLWVESMNTTSTATGNYPGDSVASENWPGFAPGRLGVLNTMAPRYFDVSGIVDLAIKPPILWVHGTADAIVSDASFSDLNHLGTLGIVPGWPGPDIAPAQQMVSQTRDVLDAYRTAGGEVSEIVFDGVGHAPHLERPAQFRRALLENIGYIGKPADPAPPTEAIILASWD, translated from the coding sequence ATGACGCTCCTCGACGGCATCACCTCCCGGATCATCGACACCGACCGGTTGTCCGTCGCCATCCTCGAGCGGGTCGGCGACGACGCCTCGGCGTCCGCCGAGAAGACGATCGTACTCGTCCACGGGAATGTCTCGTCGAGCCTGTTCTGGCAGGAGCTCATGCAGGACCTGCCGAGCGATCTGCGTGTCGTGGCCGTCGATCTGCGGGGGTTCGGCGGAACGGAGAGCCTGCCCGTCGACGCGACGCGCGGCGTGCGCGACTTCAGCGACGACCTGTTCGCCACCGTCCGCGCCATGGGCCTGGACAGCGCCCACCTCGTCGGCTGGTCGATGGGAGGCGGCGTCGTCCTGCAGTACGCGCTGGATCACCCCGCGCTCTCCCTGACGCTGGAGGCGCCGGTGTCGCCCTACGGGTTCGGCGGCACCCGCCGTGACGGCTCGCGCCTCACCGACGACGACGCCGGCTGCGGCGCCGGGGGCGCGAACCCCGATGTCGTGCAGCGTCTCACCGACCGCGACACCTCCGACGAGGCCCCCACCTCGCCGCGCAACGTCTTCCGGTCGGGGTATGTCTCCCCCGACTACACGAGCGAGAACGAAGACCTCTGGGTCGAGTCGATGAACACGACCTCGACGGCGACCGGCAACTACCCCGGCGACAGCGTGGCGAGCGAGAACTGGCCGGGATTCGCTCCAGGCCGTCTCGGCGTGCTGAACACGATGGCGCCGCGCTACTTCGACGTCTCCGGCATCGTCGATCTGGCGATCAAGCCGCCCATTCTGTGGGTGCACGGGACCGCGGACGCCATCGTGTCGGATGCCTCGTTCTCCGATCTCAACCATCTCGGCACTCTGGGGATCGTGCCCGGATGGCCCGGCCCCGACATCGCGCCGGCGCAGCAGATGGTGTCGCAGACACGTGATGTGCTGGATGCCTATCGCACGGCGGGCGGCGAGGTCTCGGAGATCGTCTTCGACGGCGTCGGCCACGCACCCCACCTCGAGCGCCCCGCGCAGTTCCGACGGGCGCTGCTGGAGAACATCGGCTACATCGGCAAGCCGGCCGACCCGGCGCCGCCCACCGAGGCGATCATCCTCGCCTCCTGGGACTGA
- the tadA gene encoding tRNA adenosine(34) deaminase TadA, translating into MSLPHRPRDETVMRRALALAARASATGEIPVGAVVSDAAGEPIGEGGNLREATADPTAHAEIVALRAAASSLGSWNLEGCTLTVTLEPCLMCAGAILQARVGRVVFGAWDEKAGAAGSVYDVLRDRRLPVRAEVVGGVLEDEARAVLRRFFDERR; encoded by the coding sequence GTGAGCCTGCCCCACCGACCGCGCGACGAGACCGTCATGCGTCGCGCGCTGGCACTGGCGGCACGGGCATCCGCCACCGGCGAGATTCCGGTGGGGGCGGTCGTCTCGGATGCCGCGGGTGAGCCGATCGGCGAAGGCGGGAACCTGCGCGAGGCCACCGCGGATCCCACCGCGCACGCGGAGATCGTCGCGCTCCGGGCGGCGGCGAGCTCACTCGGCTCGTGGAACCTCGAGGGCTGCACTCTCACCGTCACCCTGGAGCCCTGTCTCATGTGTGCCGGCGCGATCCTGCAGGCGCGGGTGGGACGCGTCGTGTTCGGGGCGTGGGACGAGAAGGCGGGGGCGGCGGGGTCGGTGTACGACGTGCTGCGCGACCGCCGGCTGCCGGTGCGCGCCGAAGTGGTCGGTGGCGTCCTCGAGGACGAGGCGCGTGCGGTGCTGCGTCGCTTCTTCGACGAGCGCCGCTGA
- the upp gene encoding uracil phosphoribosyltransferase: MRVHVADHPLITHKLSVLRDERTPSPVFRQLTEELLTLLAYEATRNVRVEDIEIRTPVTTTMGVRISEPRPLVVPILRAGLGMLDGMVKLLPTAEIGFLGMARNEETLQPYTYAERLPEDLSDRQCFVLDPMLATGGSLGAAIDFLFARGAQDVTAICILGAPEGVAKIQEQVGDRDVTLVLGALDERLNEKGYIVPGLGDAGDRLYGTV; this comes from the coding sequence ATGCGCGTGCACGTTGCCGACCACCCCCTCATCACCCACAAGCTCAGCGTGCTGCGCGACGAGCGCACGCCCTCGCCGGTGTTCCGCCAGCTCACCGAGGAACTGCTCACCCTTCTGGCCTACGAGGCGACCCGGAACGTCCGCGTCGAGGACATCGAGATCCGCACCCCGGTCACCACGACCATGGGCGTGCGCATCTCGGAGCCCCGCCCGCTCGTCGTGCCGATCCTGCGGGCCGGGCTCGGCATGCTCGACGGCATGGTGAAGCTGCTGCCGACCGCCGAGATCGGGTTTCTCGGGATGGCACGCAACGAGGAGACGCTCCAGCCGTACACCTACGCGGAGCGTCTGCCCGAAGACCTCAGCGACCGTCAGTGCTTCGTGCTGGACCCCATGCTCGCGACCGGCGGGTCACTCGGCGCGGCGATCGACTTCCTCTTCGCACGCGGCGCGCAGGACGTCACCGCCATCTGCATCCTCGGTGCACCGGAGGGCGTCGCGAAGATCCAGGAGCAGGTCGGCGACCGTGATGTCACCCTGGTGCTCGGCGCTCTCGACGAGCGCCTGAACGAGAAGGGCTACATCGTTCCCGGTCTCGGCGACGCCGGCGACCGTCTCTACGGCACGGTCTGA